In the Afipia sp. GAS231 genome, TGTTGTTTTTGGGGCACGGTCTGGGAACACGATCCATTCGCGAACGGCAAATCGGCTCCACGAAACTTCTCGTCAAGACTTTACAGTTAAGTTTTAGAGAACAGCGATCGACCACGCCGGGCAACGGCGGGCGATATGGGGCCTCGATCAGAGAACAAGACGGAAGCAGCTGTCGGTTTGTTGCGTTTGTAGCGTAAGCCGGAGTTAGCTGAGATGCGTGCGAAGCAGAGTATCCTTGGCCTCGTTTACACGGGCGGCGAGGTACGTAGAGCCCCCCTGGTCGGGATGCAGTTTCTTCATCAGGGCGCGATGCGCCCGGCCGATGTCGTCACGCCCCGCCCCCGGCTGCAGGCCAAGGATCTGGTAAGCCTCCTCGTCCGTCATTTTGCCGCCCGACGCCGCGCGGCGCTGCCCCCCTGCCGCGTCGCCCTGCGCGTTCTGACGCCAGGCGGGAAACCGGCGGTCAAGATAGCTTTCAAGTAGGGCCACGCTCTCGGCGTCGAAGCCCGGCATCATCGCGACCAGGCCTTCGAGGTCGAACTCGTCGAGCGCGCGGCCGGCATTCGGCCCGTCCACGATCCGGCCCGACAGCTCGCCGCTGTCGTGATCGAGGCTCATGTCGAGAAACTGCGAGCGCACACGCGAGCCCTGCCCCGCCGAGCGCTGCGTTCCGCCGCCGAATATCCCGCCGATACTGCTGAAGCCGCCGGGACCGAACGGCGACCAGCCAAGCAGCCCGGCGCCGAAAATACCCAACGGGATCGCCACCGCCAGTTCGCCCCGCAAACCCGTGAAGGCCGCGACCGCCAGCGCCACGACCCCGCCGACGATCTTGATGACGCGCGCAAGCACGACCGGGTTGGCCGCACGAAACATCTGCAGCAGCGAGTAGAGAACGACAACGGCGACGACGCCGGCAATCAGGGTTGGCATCCGCCTAATATAGTCGCATTGGCGGCAAAATGCATAACGGCCCGCCGTTCAATGCAGCGTGACACGGCGAAACCGCGCTTGGCGTCGGGCGGACGGATTTATAGTCTCCGTCCGCCTTGCAACCACGGCTCCAGGGAGCGTGCGATGGCGGTAGACGGACTGACGACCCTTCGGAGCAACCACGGGCCGAAAGACACCATGAACCGGCTGGAAGCCGCGGTGACGGCGCGCGGCATGACGATCTTTGCCCGGATCGACCACGCCGCCGGCGCGGTTGGCGCCGGACTTTCACTGCGGCCGACCGAGCTTTTGATGTTCGGCAACGCCAAAGCGGGCACGCCTCTGATGCAGGCGGCCCAGAGCATCGGCATCGACCTGCCGCTGAAGGCCCTGGTCTGGCAGGATGCGTCCGGCGACACCTGGATTTCCTGCAACGATCCTTCCTGGCTCGCCAGACGCCATGGAGTGGACGGTGAACCGCAGGTCGGCATGATGGCCGCGGCCGTCGATGCGGTCATGCGCGAAGCCGTTGCCGCGCCTTAAGCCAACGCCGAAGAGCACAAGCGCTGGACCGCATATGTCGCAATCGCGACAATCGAAAAGGAATAACCTTTTCACTTGCACGTGTCGCAGATACACGACGTCCGAACCAACGACCAACGCGGTGCCGATATGCAGTTTGCGATCTCGAATCTCCGGGAGCGTCCCGAATTCTTCCCGGAAGTAGCGGATCGCATCTGGGACTTTACGTGGAAGTCAAAAGGGGTGCCGCTCGAACAGGTATCGACGGGCCTGCGTCAAATCATTTCGAATGAGACTTTTCCGTTTGCGATCGTTGCCCATGACGGTGATCGCTATGTCGGATCAGCGTTAGGTATCGCCTCCGACCTGGATGAGCGTCCCGACTACACGCCGTGGGTTGCGGCGGTCTGGGTCGAACCTCAATACCGCAAGCAAAACGTTGGACGAGCGCTGGTCTCAAGCGCGGAGGACACCCTGCGTCGTACCTTCCGGCGAGTCTATCTGTGCGCACGCCCCGAACGGCACGGCTTTTATGCGCAACAGGGATGGCAACCGATCGAGCACGACGTCGGTGAAAAGCGGCTGACCGTATTTATCAAGGAATAGATCGCTTCTGCGCGGCATCCTATTTCATCTGGCCGATCAGCTTCGCCGCGCCGCTTGCGGTTTTCGACAGCGCCAGCAGCGCCTCGCGACCGCCGGCGGCATAGGCTGCGACCGCGCGCAGCAATTCGCGCAATTGCGCGGCGGCACCGGGATCGAACCGGCACCACGCGCCGCCGGTGAGCCGCGCGATCTCGCGGAACGCATGCTCGGCGGCAGCGTCGTGCCCTTCCTGAAACATGAATACCGGCACCTTGAGCAAGCCGAGTTCGCCGGCCTTGGCGCAGAGATCGTCGACAGACTCCTCCATGGCGTCACCGACGAACACCACCGCGCGTACGGCGGATGCGACCGCCTCACGCCGCGCTTCCGACAGCACCTTGCCGATCTGGGTATTGCCGCCCTGGCAATCGATCTTGCTCATCAATTTCGCAAGCTGCACCGAGTCGGAAATCCATCCCGTGGCGCGGCATTCGTTGAAGCCGCGGTAGTAGACCAGGCGGATGTCGAGGCTGCCCAGCGAAGCCGCCTCGCGGAACATGTCGGCCTGCAGCGCGCAGGCCATATCCCAGGTCGGCTGCCGGCTCATGGTGGCGTCGAGCGCGAACACCAGCCGCCCCCTTGCGCCGGCGCGGTGCGGCGACATCGCGCGGGCCCGGGCGACGAAGGCGGCGATATCCTCGGCCGCTGACGGCCTAGCCTCCGGCAACGGATTGGCTTTGCGCGCGTCCGTGGTTTTCGCCGATGCGACGTCGCCTGCCGATTTCGGCTTGATGGGTTCGCCGGCCATGGCCTCTCGCTATCTGCAGTCCACCCTTATGTGGGACGGCGCCAGACAGCGGTCAATGCACCAGATCTCGATCCGACGGGGGATCAACCCGGTCCGGACGTTGGTCCCGGAACTCTTAGTTGGCGATCGGCTTGTTGGCCGGCGTCGGATTGCTCGCCAGCGGCACCGGCCCCGGGTTGACGGTCAGCGGGTCTGGCACGTTGGTCGGCACCGGCCTCAACGAACTTGAGTCGGTATCTTCCAGGAACTTGTCGAGCATGGTCTGGATCGAGCTCTTGGCCGCATCCGGTCCGGTGTCGCGCATGTCGTTGTGCTGGAAGCGGGTGTTGACGACCGTAATGCCGGCCTTCTCGCACTCATCCGCATCGGGAACGACGCCGGGGTCCGGCTTGAACTCGGTATCGTGCGAGCGGAACGACAGGATCTTGAATTTGCCCTCGGTCAGGAACGGCACGCGGAGATTATCCAGCGTCACCACCTTCTTGATTTCGTCGGGATACTGCTTGGCGAAATACATCGTGATATCGCCGCCCATCGAATGTCCGACCATGGTCACCCGGCTGTAGTCGGCGTTGGGCTGGATCTTCTTCATTTCCGAGATGGCGAAATGGATATTGGCGACGCCGCGCTGAATCTGCGGCAGCCGGCCGACATAGATTTCACCGACCCTGGTCACCATCGGCGGATCGGTCGGCAGGTCATGCTGGGGGCTGATCACGAGATAGCCGCGCGCCGCGAAGATGTTGGCCAGGAACGAATACTCGGTGTGCTTGACCGTATTGCCGTGGTTGATGATCGTCACCGGCAAGGTGATCATGCCGGCATCGGCCTGCATTTCCTTGTCCCAGCGGACGGCGATATCGACCGCCACCAGCCGGTTGTCACGCGCCGGGTCATAGAACGAAACCGTCTCGTGCCGGATAGCCCACTTGCTCGCGGTAAAGTATGCGAGCGTGAGCAGCACGGTGAGTGAAAGCAGAACGGTAATTCCACGTTTCATATTCGTCCTCGGTGCCCCACCAAAAGGGCCACTCTAGCTTTGAGACTCTTCGGTCTCTTCCAGATGATATATGTCACAGCCGCGTGACATAAAGTCCAAATGTTGTGAATTGAGCGCCTGTTCGTTGTGCGATGCACCTATCCATTGTGCAGCTGCTCAGTTCCCAACATCTTCCTCCTAAGACGTCCCAACCCAACGCTGGGTTCGGCCTTTCGATAAAACTTTAGAGAAAACGGAATTCCAGGCGGCTTGTTCCGCCACTGTTCGCTGTCCGTTGCCTTCGTCCCCGCAAGAATCCCGTAAGATTACGGAGGTTCAGACCGGGGTGTAGATCACCAGTTTCAACGCTGGATCGTCGTTGGCCTGAAAGCTCACATATTCCAGCTTGAGCCGCCCCTTTTTGGGATGGCTGATGGATTTGTGGCCGGCGGCCACGCCGCTGACATCGTGGGTCTCCCACCAGCCGGCAAATTCCGGGCAGCCGTCACGCAAGCGCGCCAGGAGATCGCGAAAGGCCGGATCGCCGGCCCATAGATCATGGGTGGCCCGGAACTGGGCGACCATGCGCCTCGCCACGTCGGTCCATGACGTCCCGAACAGCCGCCGTGAGGCGGGCTTGGTCAGCACGGTAATGAGGCTGTTGCGATCGGCGTCGGCGATCTGGCTGAAGCCGAAGATTTCGTCGGCGGCCTCGTTCCAGGCCAGCACGTCCCAGCGCCGGCCGGTGATATAGGCCGGCAGGTTCAACCGCTCGACGGTGCGCCGGACCGCCGGTGGAACGGTCTCACGGACGAAGGCGCGCCGGTCGGTCGTTTCCGTCAATTCTTTCAGGTGCCGGTGCTCGGCTTTTGAAAGCCGCAGCGCACGGGCCAGCGCATTGATCGTCGCCGCGGACGGACTAACGGAGCGGCCCTGCTCGAGGCGGATGTACCAGTCGACGCCGATCCCGGCGAGATCAGCCACCTCCTCCCGCCGCAGCCCCGGCGTCCGTCGCCGTCGCCCGTCCGGCAGGCCGACCGCCTTCGGCGTCAGTCGGTCCCGCCGCGACCGTAGGAAGTCGCCGAGTTCGCCTTGCCTGGAAAGTTCGCCTTGCCTGGAATTCGTCAGCACGTCGGTCATGGGTGGCCTCGCCGGCAGGGTCTTACAATCCTAGGATAATACCAGGTCTTGTTGTCGGGGTGAAGCCTGCCAGAATGCAGTCTCTGCCAAGAAAGGAACGCCCCATGAAAGCTGCCGTACTGAAATCGCTCGGATCTCCGCTCGCGATCGAAGCTGTGCCCGATCCCGTGCTCGGTACAGGCGAGGTCATCGTCGACGTCGCGGCGAGCGGGGTTCTGGCTTACGCCAACGAAGTTCTCAGCGGCGCCAGGAACTACCTCCTGGAACTGCCTATCGTGTTCGGTGCCGGCTGTGTCGGCCGTGTCCGCGCCACCGGCCCCGATGCGACCCGGCTTCGTCCCGGCGACTGGGTCTTTTGCGATCCGACCGTGCGATCGCGCGACAATGCGCTGGCGCCCGACATCATGTTGCAAGGCCTGACAGGCGGCAGCGAAGGCGGATTGAAGCTGCAGAAATACTTCCACGACGGCTCCTGGGCGGAACGGCTGCGGCTGCCGACGGAGAATGCCATTCCGATCGGCACCATCGATGCCAGGGACGCTGGACGCTGGTGCGGGCTCGGCAAATTTCTGGTGCCCTTTGGCGGCTTTCTCGCCGCCAAGCTGCAGCCCGGCGAAACCGTGCTCGTCAACGGCGCCACCGGAAGTTTCGGCTCGGGGGCCGTCGCCGTCGCGCTCGCGATGGGCGCTCAATGCGTCATCGCGACTGGCCGCAACGAGAAGGCGCTCGCCGACGTCGCTAAGCGGTTCGGCCCTCGTGTTCGAACAGTCAAAATGCTGGGCAGCGAGGCCGACGATCGTGCGCGGATCATGCAAGCCGCGCCTGGCGCGATCGACTGTGTGCTCGACATCCTGCCGCCCGCAGCCTCGGCCGTGCAGGTGCGGACCGCGGTCCTGGCGGTGCGGCCTTACGGGCGCGCGGTGCTGATGGGCGGTGTCGGCATGCAGGGCGGCGCCGGCCTCGAACTGCCCTACCCCTGGATGATGCGAAACTGCATTACCCTGCATGGGCAATGGATGTATCCGCCGCATGCGGTGACGCTGATGGCGGGCCTGATCCACTCAGGCCAGGTGACGCTGGATCATTTCGACGTCACCGCGTTCGATCTCGATCATGCCAACGAAGCGGTGGCGCATGCCGCGGCCAAGAGCGGGCCGTTCAGCCTGACGGTCATCGAGCCGTGACCTGAAGAACGCGTTTCCATTCGGAAACGCTATGAGGCGCGAGGCACGCGTTTCCGTTTGGAAAGGCTACGCGCTGATGATGTCGTGCATCTCGAGCGGCTTGTCGACCTGGGTGAACCACTCGGCGCGGTTGGCGGCGCGGCGGCGGCCACGCTCGTCAAGCGGCAGCTTGAGCTGACGCAGCAGGCTCGTGACTTCCTCGCGGGCCGTGACGTGGCCAAGGCTCGGCCGCGTGCCGAGCGTCGCCTCGTCGATGTCGTCGAGGGCGGTAAGCCCGCGCGGGAAGAATTCGCGGTAGACCACCCGTTCGGCGAAGCCATCGATCGAGCGGAACCCGAGCCGTAACGAAAGATCCTTCAGGCTGTCGGCGACCAGTTGCTTGTTGCGCGAGCCGATCATCGACAGACGGTTGCGCACCACGATCCAGTCCGTGGTGGCGCCGTCAAGCTGGCGACGCTTGCGCCTGACGTCACGCACCATCTCCGCGTAATGGCTCTCGCCGGTCACCGAATAGGTGGCGGGATCGACGGTGCCAAGCACGTCGAAATCGAGGAAGCTGTCGTTGATCGGCGTCACCAGCGTATCGGCCATCGAATGCGCGAGCCGCATCAGGTAGGAGTCGGAACCCGGCGTATCGATGACGATGAAATCGAAGGTGCGCTCGACCGCGCTCACCGCTTCCATGAATTGCTGGAACTCGGAGTTTTCATTGTCGGCAATCTGCATCGTCTCGCCGAGCTTGATGCAGTAGTGCACGGGAATTTCGAGGCCGAGACCGGTACGGCGCGCCCAGGCGCTGCGGTTGCCAATATAACGGGTGAAACTCTGCTGGCGGCAGTCGAGATCGATGGTGGCGACGCGCTGCCCGGCTTTCATCAGCGCGACAGCAATGTGCAAGGCGGTGGTGGATTTTCCCGAACCGCCCTTCTCGTTGCCCAGCACCACGACGTGGGCCGAACCGGATTGACTCTGACTAGCCTGCACCAACATGACTCGACCCCCGCCGATATCTTCAAATCACGCGCGGCTGCGGTCAAGTGAAATGCGCGGTGACCGTTTTAAATCGCACGCGGCCCGCCTTAATCATGAATCCGCGAAGCGCACGGCTATGTGTCCCACCGCACACCGGCCGTTGGACCCGCGCACGCGTCAAGCTGTCTCAGATCAGCCATCTCCCAAAGGTATTCGAGTTGCCTTGGCGACAATGACCTTGCCTTATATGGTCGGCCCGCCCGCCGACAGGCTTCGGGCTAACGGCTTCGGGCTAAAGCTTGGGGCCAGGCCCTCGCCCGATCCAAAACGCCACAAGCCCTGCAAAGAGATTTAGCCCAGATGCCGCGAAGTCCCATGGTCGTCCGCACCGTTCCCGCCTTGCGCCGCGCGCTCGAAAGCTTGCGCGCCAGAAAGGCGGCAGTCGCGCTGGTGCCAACCATGGGAGCGCTCCATGACGGCCATGTGTCGCTGGTGCGCCTCGCCAAACGTCGTGCCCAAAAAGTCGTCGTCTCGATCTTCGTCAACCCGACACAGTTCGCGCCGACGGAGGATTTCGGTTCCTACCCGCGGACCTGGAAGGCCGACGTTGCAAAACTCGCCGCCGAGAAGGTCGATCTGATCTGGAACCCGGACGTCAAGGCGATGTATCCGGAAGGTTTCGCGACCCGGATCGCGCCGGAGGGACCGGCTATCGCCGGCCTCGAGGACCGCTTCCGGCCGCACTTCTTCGGCGGCGTCGCCACCGTGGTCGGCAAGCTGTTCACGCAGGTCCGGCCGGATGTTGCGATCTTCGGCGAGAAGGATTTCCAGCAATTGCGGGTCGTGACGCAAATGGCTGCCGATCTCGACCTCGGCGTCCGCGTTGTCGGCTCGCGTACGGTGCGGGAACGCGATGGGCTCGCGATGTCGTCGCGCAATGTCTACCTGTCGCCGGAGGAACGGCAGACCGCGCCTGTGCTCTATTGCGCCATGAAGGAAACCGCCAAACGCCTCAAGGCCGGTGAAGATTTCGAGGCCGCGATATCAGCCGGCCGGGAACTGGTTACCCAGGCCGGCTTCGTCGTGGATTACTTCGAAGGCCGACATGCCGAAACGCTGGCGCCGATCGCCTCGGTGAAAGACGGACCGGTGCGGCTTCTGGTGGCGGCCAAGCTTGGCAAGACCCGGCTGATCGACAATATCGGAGTCTAGGCTTCTTATTTTGACGCGTTTTCTTCACGTGAACCGGGCATCCACCCACGGATCAAGTCCGAGGGCATGCTTCACTCGAAAACGCTATGGAACACGCGTCACACTTGAGAAATACAACTCCCGGGATAAAGATCGCCGCCAACGATGTTCTTGCCGGGGGAATTGCCGCCATGGGCGCCTTGTCGTTACGAACAGCCGTTTTCGGCGGGCTGTTGACCCTTTTCGCCACCGGCCTCGCGCAGGCGCAGGACCCGCACCGGCCGGCGGTCGGTGGCATCGGTTCGCCGGTCGATGCGATGATCTTTTATGTCGCGCACGGCGCTGAGGGGGCCTGCGGGCCGGGCTGCGCGGACTGGATCGCCGCCGAAGGCACCGTGCAGTGGGACACCCACAAGCGGCTGATCGCGATCCTCGACCGGCAGGCCGGGCGCAAGCTGCCCGTGGTGATCCATAGCTGGGGCCCCGCCAATCTCAACGTCGCCTACAGCCTTGGCCGGATCCTGCGCGCCCGCGGCTTCGACACCACCGCGGGCTCGACCGAGGTCGAAGCCTGTCAGGGAAAGAACGAGGCGGATTGTTTTGCGCTGAAGCGTCCGGGCGGGCCGCTCGATGCCAAACTGAAGACGGTGGACATGGCGTGCGACCTCGCCTGCGTGCTGGTGCTGGCCGGTGGCGTCCACCGCACCCTGCCGGCCGGCACCAAGGTGGTCCTAAGCGGCATGGAAATTCACAACCGGCTGGCGCCCAATGTCAGCGAGGAGCGCCGGGAGGGACTGACGGTGCGATTCGGCGAACTCTATCGGATCTACCTGCGCGACATGGGCGTCGACACCGAACTGCTCGACATTGTCGACCGCAACTCGGAAGCGCACCGCCAGACCGAATTGCCGGCATCCGAATGGCTGCGGTTGCACATCGTCACGGCGGCGTCGCTGTAGCGTGTAACCTAACTTTGGTGTCTCAGGAGGTTGTCCATCTGGTCTGAACCGAGGAAGCTGAGGTTGCGAAGCTTCAGTGTTCCAGGGAGAGACCAGATGAACGTCCACAAGAATGCGCCTTTGACGCCCAAAGGTCGAGAGGCGATGGTGCGAGGTGTGGTCGAGGGTGGGCTGAGCCAGGCCGACGCGGCTTGCCAGTTCAACACGACACCCAAAACAGTCGCCAAGTGGGTCAAGCGGTTCCGCGCAGAAGGTGTCGATGGGTTGCGCGACCGCTCGTCGCGACCTCATTCATCGCCAAGCCAAACCCTGCCTGCCACGCGCGCCGCCGTCGAGACGTTGCGCCGGCAGCGCCACACCGGCAAGCAAATCGCAGCCGAGGTTGGAGTGTCACCGGCCACCGTCAGCCGCATCCTTCGCCGCTTGGGATTAAGCCGGATACGCGATCTGGAGCCGGCCGAGCCGGTACGGCGCTACGAGCGCGAACAGCCCGGCGAGCTCATCCATATCGACATCAAGAAGCTCGGCAGGTTCGTCAGACCAGGCCACCGCATCACCCATGATCGCCAGAAGGGCGAAAGCCGCGGCGCCGGCCACGAGTTCGTCCACGTCGCCATCGACGATGCCTCGCGCCTGGCCTTCTCCCAGATCCGGCGGGATCAGAAGAAGGAGAGCGCCATCGCCTTCCTCACGGAGGCCGTCACTTACTACCGCAGCCTCGGCATGAAGGTCACCGGCATCATGACCGACAACGGCTCCTGCTACCGTGCCAAGGCCTTCGCCAGAGCGTGCAGGAAGCTCGGCCTCACGCACATCTTCACCAGACCCTACAGGCCGCAAACAAACGGCAAGGCCGAGCGCTTCATCCAGACGTCGCTGCGCGAGTGGGCCTATGCTCGCGCCTATGACACCTCAGACCAGCGGGCCAAAGACCTGCCGATCTGGCTTCATTACTACAACTGGCATCGACCACACGGCAGCCTGCAAGCCAAACCGCCCATCAGCCGCCTCGGCCTCCCGGCGGACGACCTGTTGAGATTCCACACCTAACCCGACCTAGAGCAGTCCGAGATCGCGCAATTCGCGGCGCATCGGTTCCGGCATCGCGGCGACGCTGGCGGCGGAGGATTTGGTCAGGTCGGCAGGGGCAGCGTCCTCGGCCAGATAGCGCCAGCCCTGGAACGGCCGCATCGGCCGCGGCGACACGGCAATCACCTTCGGCTGCATCACCAGGCGGCAACGTCCGATGCCGTCCTTGTCGCGGAACGGTTCGATCGCGATAATCTTTTCGCGCGCGGCGATTTCGCCCTTGATCACCCAATAAAGCGAGCCGCCGGCCAGGATTTCCTCGTCCCGCTTCGGTGTCATCCGGGTGACGTGGACGTGCCGAAGCGGCAGGCCCTTTTTCTTGGCCGTCGCCATCCGTTCGGCAACCCAGCCGCGGAGTTCCTTGACGGACTCGCAACCGACCGCAAGCTTGAGAATATGAAGCGCCATTTCGCTAACGGTTTAGCGGCCTGCGTTAACTTTGCAAATGATCATTCATTCGCGGGCGCAGTGGCGGGCGCTGGCGCGGCCGGAGCGATCTGGACCGGTGCCGCAGCCGGCGGTCGCTTTGCCGCCGCCTGCTTCTTGGGGGCCGCGGGCGCGGGAGCTGCCGTTGCAGCAGCCGGTGCCGGTGGCGCCGCCGCTGCAGGTGCTCTCGCGGCCGCCGCCGCAGGCTTGGCCGCGCCGGGCCCGGGCTCCGGCGCCATGATGCTGACCGCAGGCGTCGAAGCCGAGGTCGGGAACTCGGCGCTGGTGGGTTTGCCCGTGGGCATCGACGGCGGCAGCGCCGCGACCAGCCCTGCCCCGGCCTGAACAGGCGCGTTCCACGACGATGCGTAACGCGTGATCAGGTTTTCATAGACGTGATCGTCCATGTTAGCGGCGAGCTGACGGCTGTCAGCCAGCGAGCGAAACGTCGGACAGGCCTGCGGCGAGCAATGGTCGCGCGCCATCAGCACATAGGCCATCAACCCATAACGGTCACGCTCGACCGCGCGGCGCAGCGCCAGAAATTCGGAACTCGGGTTCTTGCCGGCGGTCGCGGCATTACCGGCCTCGACCAGTTGCGTAATCAGCGAGGCCGCATAGGCAACAGCTGCTGCGGAGGACTCGGCCGAACCGAACAGCGTCTTCTCGCAGGCAATCAGCACGGCATCGCCGGCGAGGTCGTCGATACAGGAAAGCTGCGGCAACCCTGCACGCACCGGCTGGACGTTGCGGATTTGGGCGGAAGCGGCCTGCCCGCCCGGCCCGAAACCGCGGATCGTCGCCGCCACCGCAACGCCGATTGCCAGCAGCGTGATGACCGTCAGCGCGCCGTTGGCCACGGATTTCTCCGCCCGCAATAGCGTGATGAGGAGGATGATTCCGAAAAATCCCGCCGCGGCCAGCGTCAGCCACATCGGAAAGGTCGGCAAGCGCCAGATCTCATCCAGCGACGAAGCCCACGCCCAGTTCATCAAGGAGCCCAGTTCATGCGCGGTGTCCCTCAACGCAGCAAACATACGATCGTCGAAGGCGAATCCGCGTCTGGCGGTATTCAACCTTCGCCAAAATTGTTCTGCGAACGGGGCCTTTTGACGGCGGTCGAAACGGAACCGTCAGCCGGCTGTCAGCGCACAACAAATTCAGGAAACCGCGAGCTGGCTTTCCTTGGCGACCCGTTCGAATGTTTCAGCCGAGCTTTTGATGCGATACTGACAATCGTCGCCATCGGTCGGAAGCAGCCGGATCACCTCATAGGTGCCGGTAGCGGCCGGACGGGCAACATTGCTGGCAGTAAAATAGACAGTCTCTCCAACGGAGTACTTGTGCTTCAACGCCCTCTCCATACGCAAGAACGCCGGCCGCGCTCATGGTCCCACTAGCTTTCGGCCGACTTGAGAACCCTGTGCCAACCTAGCACACCGAAGGCGCCAAAAGCCAGCAACATCGGGGCACGGAAAAGACACATATTTCCAAGCGTTTTCAGCACGATAGACGGCGATCCCAAGGGTTCCGGGGAATCCGCATGGCGGCTATCCCAACCGAGATTTCGCGGTCAGGCGGTGTGCGGCAGCCTGCCGTCCGGGCTGGCATGGTCGACGGCGGCCGGGAGCTGCTGCGCCAACACCTTGGCGAGCTGGTCGACGGGAATGTTGAAGCGCGCTGCGAGCTGCTTGACGGTGTCGCTGCCCAGCACCTGCTGCAGTTGCTCGGCCGTAATCGGCAGGTTCTGACCGTTGCCGATCCAGGATTTGACCTGATCGCCAAGGCCTGCCTGCTGAAGCTTGGCGACGATCGCCGACAATCCGCCCCCCTGGCCGCCGTTACCGAGCACCTCGCTCAGCACCACCGGAATGACGGCAGATTCGAGCTGACCG is a window encoding:
- a CDS encoding DnaJ domain-containing protein translates to MPTLIAGVVAVVVLYSLLQMFRAANPVVLARVIKIVGGVVALAVAAFTGLRGELAVAIPLGIFGAGLLGWSPFGPGGFSSIGGIFGGGTQRSAGQGSRVRSQFLDMSLDHDSGELSGRIVDGPNAGRALDEFDLEGLVAMMPGFDAESVALLESYLDRRFPAWRQNAQGDAAGGQRRAASGGKMTDEEAYQILGLQPGAGRDDIGRAHRALMKKLHPDQGGSTYLAARVNEAKDTLLRTHLS
- a CDS encoding DUF302 domain-containing protein — translated: MAVDGLTTLRSNHGPKDTMNRLEAAVTARGMTIFARIDHAAGAVGAGLSLRPTELLMFGNAKAGTPLMQAAQSIGIDLPLKALVWQDASGDTWISCNDPSWLARRHGVDGEPQVGMMAAAVDAVMREAVAAP
- a CDS encoding GNAT family N-acetyltransferase, whose product is MQFAISNLRERPEFFPEVADRIWDFTWKSKGVPLEQVSTGLRQIISNETFPFAIVAHDGDRYVGSALGIASDLDERPDYTPWVAAVWVEPQYRKQNVGRALVSSAEDTLRRTFRRVYLCARPERHGFYAQQGWQPIEHDVGEKRLTVFIKE
- a CDS encoding alpha/beta fold hydrolase → MKRGITVLLSLTVLLTLAYFTASKWAIRHETVSFYDPARDNRLVAVDIAVRWDKEMQADAGMITLPVTIINHGNTVKHTEYSFLANIFAARGYLVISPQHDLPTDPPMVTRVGEIYVGRLPQIQRGVANIHFAISEMKKIQPNADYSRVTMVGHSMGGDITMYFAKQYPDEIKKVVTLDNLRVPFLTEGKFKILSFRSHDTEFKPDPGVVPDADECEKAGITVVNTRFQHNDMRDTGPDAAKSSIQTMLDKFLEDTDSSSLRPVPTNVPDPLTVNPGPVPLASNPTPANKPIAN
- a CDS encoding helix-turn-helix transcriptional regulator — translated: MTDVLTNSRQGELSRQGELGDFLRSRRDRLTPKAVGLPDGRRRRTPGLRREEVADLAGIGVDWYIRLEQGRSVSPSAATINALARALRLSKAEHRHLKELTETTDRRAFVRETVPPAVRRTVERLNLPAYITGRRWDVLAWNEAADEIFGFSQIADADRNSLITVLTKPASRRLFGTSWTDVARRMVAQFRATHDLWAGDPAFRDLLARLRDGCPEFAGWWETHDVSGVAAGHKSISHPKKGRLKLEYVSFQANDDPALKLVIYTPV
- a CDS encoding alcohol dehydrogenase catalytic domain-containing protein, with product MKAAVLKSLGSPLAIEAVPDPVLGTGEVIVDVAASGVLAYANEVLSGARNYLLELPIVFGAGCVGRVRATGPDATRLRPGDWVFCDPTVRSRDNALAPDIMLQGLTGGSEGGLKLQKYFHDGSWAERLRLPTENAIPIGTIDARDAGRWCGLGKFLVPFGGFLAAKLQPGETVLVNGATGSFGSGAVAVALAMGAQCVIATGRNEKALADVAKRFGPRVRTVKMLGSEADDRARIMQAAPGAIDCVLDILPPAASAVQVRTAVLAVRPYGRAVLMGGVGMQGGAGLELPYPWMMRNCITLHGQWMYPPHAVTLMAGLIHSGQVTLDHFDVTAFDLDHANEAVAHAAAKSGPFSLTVIEP
- a CDS encoding division plane positioning ATPase MipZ; the encoded protein is MLVQASQSQSGSAHVVVLGNEKGGSGKSTTALHIAVALMKAGQRVATIDLDCRQQSFTRYIGNRSAWARRTGLGLEIPVHYCIKLGETMQIADNENSEFQQFMEAVSAVERTFDFIVIDTPGSDSYLMRLAHSMADTLVTPINDSFLDFDVLGTVDPATYSVTGESHYAEMVRDVRRKRRQLDGATTDWIVVRNRLSMIGSRNKQLVADSLKDLSLRLGFRSIDGFAERVVYREFFPRGLTALDDIDEATLGTRPSLGHVTAREEVTSLLRQLKLPLDERGRRRAANRAEWFTQVDKPLEMHDIISA
- the panC gene encoding pantoate--beta-alanine ligase, which produces MPRSPMVVRTVPALRRALESLRARKAAVALVPTMGALHDGHVSLVRLAKRRAQKVVVSIFVNPTQFAPTEDFGSYPRTWKADVAKLAAEKVDLIWNPDVKAMYPEGFATRIAPEGPAIAGLEDRFRPHFFGGVATVVGKLFTQVRPDVAIFGEKDFQQLRVVTQMAADLDLGVRVVGSRTVRERDGLAMSSRNVYLSPEERQTAPVLYCAMKETAKRLKAGEDFEAAISAGRELVTQAGFVVDYFEGRHAETLAPIASVKDGPVRLLVAAKLGKTRLIDNIGV
- a CDS encoding IS481 family transposase; amino-acid sequence: MNVHKNAPLTPKGREAMVRGVVEGGLSQADAACQFNTTPKTVAKWVKRFRAEGVDGLRDRSSRPHSSPSQTLPATRAAVETLRRQRHTGKQIAAEVGVSPATVSRILRRLGLSRIRDLEPAEPVRRYEREQPGELIHIDIKKLGRFVRPGHRITHDRQKGESRGAGHEFVHVAIDDASRLAFSQIRRDQKKESAIAFLTEAVTYYRSLGMKVTGIMTDNGSCYRAKAFARACRKLGLTHIFTRPYRPQTNGKAERFIQTSLREWAYARAYDTSDQRAKDLPIWLHYYNWHRPHGSLQAKPPISRLGLPADDLLRFHT
- a CDS encoding DUF1489 family protein, with protein sequence MALHILKLAVGCESVKELRGWVAERMATAKKKGLPLRHVHVTRMTPKRDEEILAGGSLYWVIKGEIAAREKIIAIEPFRDKDGIGRCRLVMQPKVIAVSPRPMRPFQGWRYLAEDAAPADLTKSSAASVAAMPEPMRRELRDLGLL
- a CDS encoding YidB family protein produces the protein MGILDSLENSDAFKGVLGQLESAVIPVVLSEVLGNGGQGGGLSAIVAKLQQAGLGDQVKSWIGNGQNLPITAEQLQQVLGSDTVKQLAARFNIPVDQLAKVLAQQLPAAVDHASPDGRLPHTA